In Anaerostipes hadrus ATCC 29173 = JCM 17467, a single genomic region encodes these proteins:
- a CDS encoding ribonuclease HII, producing the protein MTKKEEREARKLEKLRLEKERMYEMFSFEREYGDHQAICGIDEVGRGPFAGPVVAAAVILPKDCDILYLNDSKKLSEKKRELLYDEIYEKAVAIGIGMSSEEVIDEINILQATYKAMQQAISKLSIKPDLLLNDAVTIPDVEIEQVPIIKGDAKSASIAAASIVAKVTRDRMMKEYDTIYPGYDFAKNKGYGTKAHIEGIKKQGICDIHRRTFVKKYI; encoded by the coding sequence ATGACAAAGAAAGAAGAACGAGAAGCCAGGAAGTTAGAAAAATTAAGGCTTGAGAAAGAAAGAATGTATGAGATGTTTTCTTTTGAAAGAGAATATGGAGATCATCAGGCGATTTGTGGAATTGATGAAGTTGGAAGAGGACCATTTGCAGGACCTGTTGTTGCGGCTGCAGTGATTTTGCCAAAAGACTGTGATATTTTATATCTGAATGATTCCAAAAAGCTTTCAGAGAAGAAAAGGGAGCTTTTATATGATGAGATTTATGAGAAAGCAGTTGCAATCGGTATTGGAATGTCTTCAGAAGAAGTGATCGATGAGATCAATATCCTGCAGGCAACTTATAAGGCAATGCAGCAGGCAATTTCAAAGCTTTCGATAAAACCAGATCTTTTATTGAATGATGCGGTAACAATTCCAGACGTTGAGATCGAACAGGTTCCGATCATCAAAGGAGATGCAAAAAGCGCATCGATCGCAGCGGCAAGTATTGTTGCGAAAGTTACAAGGGACCGTATGATGAAAGAATATGATACAATTTATCCGGGATATGACTTTGCAAAAAATAAAGGATATGGAACCAAAGCACATATTGAAGGAATCAAAAAGCAGGGAATCTGTGATATCCATAGAAGAACATTTGTAAAGAAATACATATAA
- the dapF gene encoding diaminopimelate epimerase, with protein sequence MKFTKMHGCGNDYVYVNCLEEKINNPNKVAKFISDRHFGIGSDGMICICPSDKADFRMAMYNSDGSEGAMCGNGVRCIAKYVYDYGLTDKTTITIETKGGIKELDLTVEDGKVTWVKVDMEAPITKASQIPAIYDDLDEVIDQPVIVDGKEYNITCISMGNPHGVVFVDSVADIDIEKIGPKFENHPMFPDRVNTEFIELVDDKTIKMRVWERGAGETLACGTGACASAYASYLNKKTGKKVLVHLLGGDLQIEYDDKKNTIFMTGPATTVFDGEIDLTGIDD encoded by the coding sequence ATGAAATTTACAAAGATGCACGGTTGTGGCAATGACTACGTATATGTAAACTGTTTAGAAGAAAAGATCAATAACCCAAATAAAGTGGCAAAATTTATCAGTGACCGGCATTTTGGAATTGGTTCTGATGGAATGATCTGTATCTGTCCATCAGATAAAGCTGATTTTAGAATGGCCATGTATAACTCTGATGGTTCAGAAGGAGCCATGTGCGGAAATGGTGTCCGCTGTATTGCAAAATATGTCTATGATTATGGACTGACAGATAAAACAACGATCACGATCGAGACAAAAGGCGGAATTAAAGAATTAGACCTTACAGTTGAAGACGGCAAAGTGACATGGGTGAAAGTTGATATGGAAGCACCAATCACAAAAGCTTCACAGATTCCTGCAATCTATGATGATCTTGATGAAGTGATCGATCAGCCAGTGATCGTTGATGGAAAAGAATATAATATCACATGTATTTCTATGGGAAATCCACATGGAGTTGTATTTGTAGATTCTGTTGCAGATATCGACATTGAGAAGATCGGACCAAAGTTTGAGAATCACCCAATGTTCCCAGATCGTGTGAATACAGAATTTATTGAACTTGTTGATGATAAAACGATCAAGATGCGAGTATGGGAGAGAGGCGCAGGAGAAACTCTTGCATGCGGTACAGGAGCCTGTGCAAGTGCTTATGCATCTTATCTGAATAAGAAAACAGGAAAGAAGGTCTTGGTACATCTTTTAGGTGGAGATCTTCAGATCGAATATGATGATAAGAAGAATACGATCTTTATGACAGGACCAGCAACAACTGTATTTGATGGTGAGATCGATCTTACAGGAATTGACGATTAA
- the pgeF gene encoding peptidoglycan editing factor PgeF, which produces MHFKKSNDNQSTILHEGSVPYLTFKKLDQAGVRHGFSTRMGGVSEEMFSTLNLSYNRGDKKEAVDENFRRISEAIGFDHTKLVFSNQIHETRIHKVTKEDCGKVMKDMDGLATNEQGIPLYTGYADCVPLFFYDPVEKAAALAHSGWRGTVGRIGAKMVQFLENEYGSKKENIIAAIGPSICRSCYEVSEDVADEFKKELTGHDAKEFLDDKGNGKYQLDLWKANEIILTEAGIRPENLDITDICTCCNPDLLFSHRASHGKRGNLAAFIVL; this is translated from the coding sequence ATGCATTTTAAAAAATCAAACGATAATCAGTCTACGATATTACATGAGGGGTCTGTTCCATATCTGACATTTAAAAAATTGGATCAGGCAGGAGTCAGACATGGATTTTCAACACGTATGGGTGGAGTCAGCGAAGAAATGTTTTCCACGTTGAATTTAAGCTATAACCGTGGAGATAAAAAAGAAGCTGTGGATGAAAATTTCAGAAGAATCTCAGAAGCGATCGGATTCGATCATACAAAGCTGGTATTTTCAAATCAGATTCATGAGACGAGAATCCATAAGGTAACGAAAGAAGATTGTGGAAAAGTTATGAAAGATATGGATGGTCTTGCTACAAATGAGCAGGGGATTCCGCTTTATACAGGATATGCAGATTGTGTGCCTTTGTTTTTTTATGATCCGGTAGAAAAGGCTGCAGCTTTAGCACATTCAGGATGGAGAGGCACTGTTGGAAGAATCGGTGCCAAGATGGTACAATTTTTAGAAAATGAATATGGAAGTAAAAAGGAAAATATCATCGCAGCCATTGGACCATCAATCTGCCGAAGTTGCTACGAGGTTAGTGAAGATGTTGCAGATGAGTTTAAAAAAGAACTGACAGGACATGATGCAAAAGAATTTTTGGATGATAAAGGGAATGGAAAATACCAGCTTGATCTCTGGAAAGCAAATGAAATTATTTTGACAGAAGCAGGAATCCGTCCAGAAAATCTTGATATTACAGATATCTGCACATGTTGTAATCCTGATCTACTGTTTTCGCATAGAGCAAGTCATGGGAAACGTGGTAATCTGGCAGCATTTATTGTGTTATAA
- a CDS encoding YraN family protein produces the protein MKKNNRETGAKAEAIACWFLKQQGYDVLEQNFYTKVGEIDIIAKEDQTLVFVEVKYRKDDKKGYPAQAVDQRKQQKIRKSAMIYLKKNHLSFEQPIRFDVVEILGKKIRVIKHAF, from the coding sequence ATGAAGAAAAATAACAGGGAGACAGGGGCAAAAGCAGAAGCGATTGCCTGTTGGTTTCTGAAACAGCAAGGATATGACGTCCTTGAACAAAACTTTTATACAAAAGTCGGAGAGATTGATATTATAGCAAAAGAAGATCAGACATTGGTATTTGTGGAAGTAAAATACAGAAAAGATGACAAAAAGGGATATCCGGCACAAGCTGTAGACCAAAGAAAACAGCAGAAGATCCGAAAGAGTGCAATGATTTATTTAAAGAAGAATCATCTATCTTTTGAACAGCCGATCCGTTTTGATGTAGTGGAGATTTTAGGAAAGAAGATCAGGGTGATAAAACATGCATTTTAA
- the plsY gene encoding glycerol-3-phosphate 1-O-acyltransferase PlsY, protein MAVCIVVCMIVGYLFGCIQTGYIVGRVNKIDIRDYGSGNSGTTNTLRTLGKTAAIITFLGDAVKGLVAVNLARYVIMPAFHVEGEAYLWLLTGFAVVLGHNFPFYLGFKGGKGIATTGGVIFAFHWQLGLVCAAVFLIITAISKYVSLGSICMVLIIPFILYFNNPHDWKLVIVGCIFTAMAIWRHRANIGRLMNGTENKLGQKVKR, encoded by the coding sequence ATGGCAGTTTGTATTGTTGTGTGTATGATCGTCGGATACCTGTTTGGGTGTATTCAGACAGGATATATTGTCGGACGAGTAAATAAGATCGATATCAGAGATTACGGAAGTGGAAATTCCGGGACAACGAATACATTAAGAACTTTGGGAAAGACAGCAGCGATCATTACATTTCTTGGAGATGCCGTCAAAGGACTTGTGGCGGTGAATCTTGCGAGATATGTGATCATGCCGGCTTTTCATGTAGAAGGAGAAGCTTATCTTTGGCTTTTGACAGGATTTGCAGTAGTACTGGGACATAATTTCCCGTTTTATCTTGGGTTTAAAGGTGGAAAGGGAATAGCGACAACTGGGGGAGTTATTTTTGCATTTCACTGGCAGCTTGGGTTGGTCTGTGCAGCAGTATTTTTGATCATTACGGCTATTTCTAAGTATGTATCGTTAGGATCGATCTGCATGGTGCTGATCATTCCATTTATTTTGTATTTTAACAATCCACATGATTGGAAATTAGTTATTGTTGGATGTATATTTACAGCTATGGCAATCTGGCGCCATCGTGCGAATATTGGGCGTTTGATGAATGGTACTGAGAATAAATTAGGTCAGAAAGTAAAACGTTAG
- the lepB gene encoding signal peptidase I, whose translation MFKSILRLLGTILIAVAFAFVLIMCVGERTKVSGHSMEPHLHDHDQVLLDKLTYRFRDPKRYEIIVFPGPEGGDQFFVKRVIALPGETVKITKGKVYVNDKEVKDYSKDHTTDSCELKGKFHLSSDEYFVLGDNRDNSNDSRYKEVGPVKRSKITGRIIFRFYPWKNAGVIRP comes from the coding sequence ATGTTTAAAAGTATTCTAAGGTTGCTGGGTACCATTTTGATCGCGGTTGCATTTGCATTTGTTCTTATTATGTGTGTTGGTGAACGGACGAAAGTAAGTGGACATTCAATGGAACCGCACTTGCATGATCATGATCAAGTGTTGTTAGATAAGTTAACATATCGTTTTCGGGATCCTAAACGATATGAGATTATTGTATTTCCAGGACCAGAAGGTGGCGATCAGTTTTTTGTAAAGCGAGTGATCGCACTTCCAGGAGAAACGGTAAAGATCACAAAAGGAAAAGTCTATGTAAACGACAAAGAAGTAAAAGATTATTCTAAAGATCATACGACAGATTCATGTGAATTAAAAGGAAAGTTTCATCTTTCATCAGATGAATATTTTGTTTTAGGAGATAACAGAGATAATAGTAATGACAGCAGATACAAAGAGGTTGGTCCAGTAAAGAGGTCAAAGATCACAGGGAGGATCATTTTCCGGTTTTATCCATGGAAGAATGCAGGTGTGATCCGGCCATAG
- the ylqF gene encoding ribosome biogenesis GTPase YlqF: protein MDFQWYPGHMTKAKRMMQENMKLIDIMIELVDARIPLSSRNPDIDQLAANKSRLILLNKTDMADERVTAQWEEYFKEKGFYVARTNARSGKGVKGTQAIVMDACKEKLERDRKRGIKNRPIRAMIAGIPNVGKSTFINSLVGKACTKTGNKPGVTKGKQWIKLNKNIELLDTPGILWPKFEDQQVGLRLALIGSIRDEILNQDEMAIELIEYLKNHYQGILADRYQVDENEDKVKILEQIALNRNCKMKGNELDYEKASKIVLEEFRNGKLGKISLETPEEGTKEA, encoded by the coding sequence ATGGATTTTCAGTGGTACCCGGGTCATATGACCAAAGCAAAACGTATGATGCAGGAAAACATGAAACTGATCGATATTATGATCGAACTTGTGGATGCAAGAATTCCACTAAGCAGCAGAAATCCGGATATTGACCAGTTGGCAGCGAACAAGTCACGATTGATCTTGTTAAATAAGACAGATATGGCAGATGAACGTGTGACTGCACAGTGGGAAGAATATTTTAAAGAAAAAGGATTCTATGTAGCAAGAACAAATGCAAGATCAGGAAAAGGTGTCAAAGGTACACAGGCGATCGTGATGGATGCCTGCAAGGAAAAACTTGAGAGAGATAGAAAACGTGGGATTAAAAACCGTCCGATCAGAGCAATGATCGCAGGAATCCCAAACGTTGGAAAATCAACATTTATCAACAGTCTGGTTGGAAAAGCCTGTACAAAAACAGGAAATAAACCAGGAGTTACAAAAGGAAAACAGTGGATCAAATTAAATAAGAATATTGAATTATTAGATACCCCTGGAATTTTATGGCCTAAATTTGAAGACCAGCAGGTTGGGCTTCGTCTGGCATTGATCGGATCGATCAGAGATGAAATCCTCAATCAGGATGAAATGGCGATCGAACTGATCGAGTATTTAAAAAATCATTATCAGGGAATTCTTGCTGATCGCTATCAAGTAGATGAAAATGAAGATAAAGTGAAAATCTTAGAACAGATTGCGCTAAATCGTAATTGTAAGATGAAAGGAAATGAATTAGATTACGAAAAAGCATCAAAGATCGTATTAGAGGAATTCCGAAATGGGAAATTAGGAAAAATTTCTCTGGAAACACCAGAAGAAGGGACAAAAGAGGCATAA
- the lepB gene encoding signal peptidase I: protein MRKGYTVTYQMRKKQRQQREIVIQYVLKFVGVVLLAFLLVRFVCFSFTIQGDSMSPTIERGEKHLVNRLIYQIKGPSRYDVVIFKSDDKNGNYYVKRVIGLPGEKVQIKNGRIYVNGKKTKAFSSQKILSAGLAADEITLKSKQYFVVGDNYNNSEDSRSASVGNIKRTNIIGKVGIKYWPW, encoded by the coding sequence ATGAGGAAAGGATACACAGTAACCTATCAGATGCGCAAGAAACAGCGTCAGCAAAGGGAAATCGTGATTCAGTATGTCTTAAAATTTGTCGGAGTTGTGTTACTGGCATTTTTGTTAGTAAGATTTGTGTGTTTCAGTTTTACGATTCAAGGTGATTCTATGTCACCAACGATTGAAAGAGGTGAAAAACATCTGGTGAATCGCCTGATCTATCAGATCAAGGGACCAAGCAGGTATGATGTGGTCATATTTAAATCAGATGACAAGAATGGAAATTACTATGTAAAACGAGTGATAGGTCTTCCGGGAGAAAAGGTTCAGATCAAAAACGGCAGAATCTATGTAAACGGAAAGAAAACAAAAGCATTTTCAAGTCAGAAGATTTTATCTGCAGGATTAGCAGCAGATGAGATTACATTAAAGAGTAAGCAGTACTTTGTTGTGGGAGATAACTATAATAATAGTGAAGATTCCAGAAGTGCGAGTGTTGGAAATATCAAAAGAACAAATATCATTGGAAAGGTCGGTATCAAATACTGGCCGTGGTAA
- a CDS encoding aminotransferase class I/II-fold pyridoxal phosphate-dependent enzyme, translating to MESFREMSKEELQAQEVEVNKKYQEFKDLHLSLNMARGKPAPDQIDHANGMLETMTDYHAKDGLDVRNYGVLDGLPEMKEIFSDLLDIPAKNIIVGGNASLNLMFDQMMRLVVFGTAGEKPWGQLEKVKFLCPAPGYDRHFSVTETLGFELITVDMTSEGPDMDQVEKLVAEDESIKGIWCVPKYSNPQGICYSDETVDRLASMKTAAKDFRIFWDNAYGVHPIFEDVKVKNILDACKEAGNDNRAYYFFSTSKITFPGAGVSIIASSDDNIAEIKKVMTAQTIGYDKINQLRHVQFFKNADGVRKHMQILADCLKPKFETVLNTLEKELKGSGLITWENPKGGYFVSVDVLPGCAKRVVELAKEAGVTLTGAGATYPYKNDPKDSNIRLAPSYPTVEELQQAMDLFCVCVKKAGIEKLLEQA from the coding sequence ATGGAATCATTTAGGGAAATGTCAAAAGAAGAGTTACAGGCACAGGAAGTGGAAGTGAACAAAAAGTATCAGGAATTTAAAGATCTTCATCTTTCACTAAACATGGCAAGAGGAAAACCAGCACCAGATCAGATCGATCATGCAAATGGCATGCTTGAGACAATGACAGATTATCATGCAAAAGATGGTCTGGATGTGCGTAATTACGGAGTTCTTGATGGACTTCCAGAGATGAAAGAAATATTCAGCGATTTATTAGATATTCCAGCAAAGAATATCATTGTTGGAGGAAATGCGAGTCTGAATCTGATGTTTGATCAGATGATGAGACTGGTTGTATTTGGAACAGCAGGTGAGAAGCCTTGGGGACAGTTAGAGAAAGTAAAATTCTTATGTCCAGCTCCTGGATATGACAGACATTTTTCAGTTACAGAAACTTTAGGATTTGAACTGATCACAGTCGATATGACATCTGAAGGTCCAGATATGGATCAGGTAGAGAAACTGGTTGCGGAAGATGAAAGTATCAAAGGAATCTGGTGTGTGCCAAAATATTCCAATCCACAGGGAATCTGCTATAGTGATGAAACGGTTGATCGTTTAGCTTCTATGAAGACAGCAGCCAAAGATTTCAGAATCTTCTGGGATAATGCATATGGAGTACATCCAATCTTTGAAGATGTAAAAGTTAAGAATATCTTAGATGCATGTAAAGAAGCAGGAAATGATAACAGAGCATATTATTTCTTCTCAACATCCAAGATCACATTCCCAGGTGCAGGAGTATCTATCATTGCATCAAGCGATGATAATATTGCAGAGATCAAGAAAGTGATGACAGCCCAGACGATCGGATATGACAAGATCAATCAGCTTCGCCATGTGCAGTTCTTTAAGAATGCAGACGGAGTCAGAAAACATATGCAGATCTTAGCAGATTGTTTAAAACCTAAATTCGAGACAGTTCTTAATACGTTAGAGAAAGAGTTAAAAGGAAGCGGATTGATCACATGGGAGAATCCAAAAGGTGGATATTTTGTATCTGTAGATGTTCTTCCAGGATGTGCAAAGAGAGTTGTAGAACTTGCCAAAGAAGCAGGGGTTACATTAACTGGAGCAGGAGCTACATATCCATATAAGAATGATCCAAAAGACAGCAATATCAGACTGGCACCTTCTTACCCAACAGTAGAAGAGTTACAGCAGGCAATGGATCTGTTTTGTGTATGTGTAAAGAAAGCAGGAATTGAAAAACTGTTAGAACAGGCATAA
- the der gene encoding ribosome biogenesis GTPase Der has protein sequence MSKPIIAIVGRPNVGKSTLFNALAGEKISIVKDTPGVTRDRIYADVTWLNYQFTLIDTGGIEPDSGDLLLSHMRGQAEIAMETADVIIFLTDVRQGLVDADYQVADMLRRSGKPIVLAVNKVDNYEKFVLDTYEFYNLGLGTPFPVSANSKIGFGDLLDEVLVHCNPQDADEKEDERPRVAIIGKPNAGKSSLINKLLGEDRLIVSDIAGTTRDAIDTTVKRNGKEYVFIDTAGLRKKARVKEDIERYSVIRTVAAVERCDVAILVIDAEEGITEQDAKIAGIAHERGKGMIIAVNKWDLIEKNDKTIYKFTNQVREVLSYMSYAELVFISAKTGQRLPKIFDVLDMVIENHALRVQTGVLNEILTEAVAMKQPPSDKGKRLKLYYITQVSVKPPTFVVFINDRQLMHFSYTRYLENQIRNTFGFRGTPIHIIARERKER, from the coding sequence ATGAGTAAGCCGATCATTGCCATTGTAGGAAGACCGAATGTAGGAAAGTCTACATTGTTTAATGCACTGGCAGGAGAAAAAATTTCAATTGTTAAAGATACACCAGGAGTTACAAGAGACCGTATCTATGCAGATGTGACATGGTTAAACTATCAGTTTACATTGATTGATACAGGTGGTATTGAACCAGACAGTGGTGATCTATTATTAAGCCACATGAGAGGACAGGCAGAGATCGCAATGGAGACAGCAGATGTGATCATCTTCCTTACAGACGTAAGACAGGGGCTTGTCGATGCAGATTATCAGGTGGCAGATATGTTAAGACGATCAGGGAAACCAATTGTGTTAGCAGTCAATAAAGTAGATAATTACGAAAAATTCGTTTTGGATACTTATGAATTTTACAATCTGGGGCTTGGAACACCATTTCCAGTTTCAGCGAATTCTAAGATTGGATTCGGTGATCTGTTAGATGAAGTTCTTGTTCACTGCAATCCACAGGATGCAGATGAGAAAGAAGATGAAAGACCAAGAGTTGCAATCATCGGAAAGCCAAATGCAGGAAAATCTTCATTGATCAATAAATTATTGGGAGAAGACCGTCTGATCGTTTCTGATATTGCAGGAACAACAAGAGATGCGATTGATACAACGGTCAAACGTAATGGAAAAGAATATGTATTCATCGATACAGCCGGACTTCGAAAGAAAGCCAGAGTCAAAGAAGATATCGAACGTTACAGTGTGATCCGTACGGTTGCAGCAGTAGAACGTTGTGATGTGGCAATCTTAGTCATTGATGCGGAAGAAGGAATCACAGAACAGGATGCCAAGATCGCAGGAATTGCCCACGAACGTGGAAAAGGTATGATCATTGCGGTTAACAAATGGGATCTCATCGAGAAGAACGATAAGACAATCTACAAGTTTACAAACCAGGTTAGAGAAGTCTTATCTTATATGTCATATGCAGAACTTGTTTTCATCTCTGCTAAGACAGGACAGAGACTTCCTAAGATTTTTGATGTTCTTGATATGGTGATCGAGAATCATGCATTACGTGTACAGACAGGAGTCTTAAACGAGATCCTTACAGAGGCGGTAGCGATGAAACAGCCACCATCAGACAAAGGAAAGAGATTAAAACTTTACTATATTACACAGGTTTCTGTAAAACCGCCAACATTTGTTGTGTTTATCAATGATCGTCAGTTAATGCATTTTTCATATACAAGATATCTTGAGAACCAGATCCGTAATACATTTGGATTCAGAGGAACACCAATTCATATTATTGCGAGGGAAAGGAAGGAAAGATAA
- the rplS gene encoding 50S ribosomal protein L19, whose amino-acid sequence MSAQDIIKSIEDAQLREVAEFKTGDTVRVHAKVKEGNRERIQVFEGTVIKRQNGGARETFTVRKQASGVGVEKTWPVHSPIIEKIEVVRRGKVRRAKLYYLRDRVGKAAKVKERV is encoded by the coding sequence ATGAGCGCACAGGATATTATTAAAAGCATCGAAGATGCACAGTTAAGAGAAGTTGCTGAATTCAAAACAGGAGACACTGTAAGAGTTCACGCGAAAGTAAAAGAAGGAAACCGTGAAAGAATTCAGGTTTTCGAAGGAACAGTCATCAAAAGACAGAATGGTGGAGCACGCGAAACATTTACTGTAAGAAAACAGGCAAGTGGTGTTGGTGTTGAAAAAACATGGCCAGTACATTCTCCAATCATCGAAAAGATTGAAGTAGTAAGACGTGGTAAAGTAAGACGTGCTAAATTATACTACTTACGTGATCGTGTTGGTAAAGCAGCAAAAGTAAAAGAAAGAGTATAA
- a CDS encoding NAD(P)H-dependent glycerol-3-phosphate dehydrogenase codes for MKKVSVIGAGSWGSALAVLLANNGHEVTLWTHDPHEIEMLSTKREQVEKLPGVKLPDNIMIEADLKTALTDEDVVVMAVPSPVVRMVAKQMSPFIKDGQIIVNVAKGIEDVTYKTLSDIIEEEIPNAEVCVLSGPSHAEEVGRGIPTTVVVGAKNKETAEMLQDVFMNKVFRVYTSSDIVGIELGGALKNVIALAAGTVDGLGYGDNTKAALMTRGIAELTRLGEALGGKPETFSGLTGVGDLIVTCTSVHSRNRKAGYLMGKGMTAEEAMKEVKMVVEGVYSAKAALGLAKKCNVAVPIVEAVNRVLFENADPKEEVSNLLLRERKQEHTNLEWN; via the coding sequence ATGAAGAAAGTTAGCGTTATCGGTGCAGGAAGCTGGGGAAGTGCCCTTGCGGTATTATTAGCAAATAATGGACATGAAGTGACATTGTGGACACATGATCCGCATGAAATAGAGATGCTTTCCACAAAGAGAGAGCAGGTAGAGAAATTACCTGGAGTAAAATTGCCAGATAATATTATGATCGAGGCAGATCTTAAAACAGCTTTAACAGATGAAGATGTTGTTGTTATGGCAGTTCCTTCACCTGTTGTTCGTATGGTTGCAAAACAGATGTCCCCATTTATAAAAGACGGACAGATCATTGTTAACGTTGCAAAAGGTATCGAAGATGTTACATATAAGACATTATCAGATATCATTGAAGAAGAGATTCCAAATGCAGAAGTTTGCGTATTATCAGGGCCTAGTCATGCAGAAGAAGTAGGAAGAGGAATTCCTACAACGGTTGTAGTTGGTGCAAAGAATAAAGAGACAGCGGAAATGCTTCAGGATGTATTTATGAATAAAGTATTCCGTGTATACACAAGTTCTGACATTGTTGGAATTGAGCTTGGAGGAGCATTAAAGAACGTTATTGCATTAGCAGCAGGAACGGTTGATGGCCTTGGATATGGAGATAATACAAAAGCAGCATTAATGACAAGAGGAATCGCAGAACTGACACGTCTTGGAGAAGCACTTGGTGGAAAACCAGAGACATTTTCAGGCCTTACAGGAGTTGGAGATCTGATCGTTACATGTACAAGCGTACATAGTCGAAATCGTAAAGCAGGATACTTAATGGGAAAAGGTATGACTGCAGAGGAAGCTATGAAAGAAGTAAAAATGGTTGTAGAAGGGGTATATTCAGCAAAAGCAGCCCTTGGACTTGCAAAGAAATGCAATGTAGCTGTACCAATTGTGGAAGCAGTGAACAGAGTGTTATTTGAGAATGCGGATCCAAAAGAAGAAGTTTCAAACTTACTCCTTCGTGAGAGAAAACAAGAACATACAAATCTTGAATGGAATTAA